Proteins from one Pseudomonadota bacterium genomic window:
- a CDS encoding decarboxylase — protein MTRGPLLDAWFAARKKNRRPLQIPGHKNRYAHGEDALGADLLGPLLRDDVPLQGGVDDNAYSHRYLEQAEALWSSAVGADQARFLVGGSSQGNIAALSAVSCPGRPVAIDRTSHRSAQAALVISGARPVWVYPELHPETGLPLGVPARALADVTADVTALFVTSPSYVGTLSDISALARAAHGRGIPLVVDQAWGGHMGFMAGRGAIACGADLAVTSVHKALLGYTQTAVVTMRGDRVNRDHLDRCVDLVATTSPSGTLLASIDATRLVLERDQGAAIARTVENVKRMRETLRRVK, from the coding sequence ATGACCCGCGGCCCTCTTCTCGATGCCTGGTTCGCTGCGCGGAAGAAAAACCGTCGGCCATTGCAGATCCCCGGACACAAGAATCGCTATGCCCATGGCGAGGATGCCCTCGGTGCCGATCTTCTGGGACCGCTCCTTCGCGATGACGTGCCGCTTCAGGGTGGTGTGGACGACAACGCTTACAGCCATCGCTATCTCGAGCAGGCAGAAGCCTTGTGGTCCTCAGCCGTTGGCGCAGATCAGGCGCGATTCCTCGTCGGGGGCTCGTCGCAGGGCAACATCGCTGCGCTCTCCGCCGTGAGTTGTCCGGGGCGGCCGGTGGCAATCGACCGCACATCCCATCGCAGCGCTCAGGCTGCGCTTGTGATCTCGGGTGCGCGGCCCGTGTGGGTGTATCCGGAGCTCCACCCCGAGACCGGTTTGCCGCTCGGCGTCCCGGCGCGTGCGCTCGCGGATGTCACGGCCGACGTGACGGCGCTGTTCGTCACCTCACCCTCGTATGTCGGGACATTGAGCGATATCTCCGCGCTTGCGCGCGCGGCTCACGGGCGTGGCATCCCGCTGGTCGTCGATCAGGCGTGGGGAGGGCATATGGGCTTCATGGCCGGTCGTGGTGCCATCGCGTGCGGCGCCGATCTCGCGGTCACCAGCGTCCACAAAGCGCTCCTGGGATATACCCAGACAGCCGTTGTCACGATGCGCGGCGACAGGGTCAACCGCGATCATCTGGACAGATGTGTCGATCTCGTCGCAACGACGTCTCCCTCGGGGACGCTGCTGGCCTCGATCGATGCCACGCGCCTCGTGCTCGAACGCGATCAAGGTGCTGCGATTGCGCGCACCGTCGAAAACGTGAAGCGCATGCGGGAGACCCTGCGCAGGGTGAAGG